Genomic segment of Phycisphaerae bacterium:
CACCGGCCTTGATTACGGTCTTCGCTGCCCCTGTAACACTCGGTATCCCGATATCGCGCTGGTTCCGCAGCAATGCTATCTTATTTAGATTAACGCTTAGCTTTGTCATTTTTACTTCTGTATTATACCCCCGCCTCATCCTTCATCAATCAATTTTATCCGCCTGCAGCGGAACCTCTTGCCAAATCTGCTTTTTCCGGTTATATAACCACTATGAAATTAAGCTGGGCCAGCCGCATTACGATTGTTCGCATACTGCTGATAATTCCATTTGTCATTTGTATGCTAAAGATAAATAATCCCGCGCTCAGTGAGTCGGCGCAAGATGCGATGCGGTATGTTGCGACTTTTATTTTCCTGATTATGGCAACCAGCGACGCAATTGATGGGTTCCTTGCACGCAGGAACAAGCAAATCACGAAACTCGGGGCGTTTCTGGACCCGACAGCAGATAAGCTGCTTATGACTTCTGCCTGCCTGCTTTTAGCTTCGCAGCAGGGCCATGTCGAAGGTTTTCTACTGCCGCTGACAGTAGTGGTTTTGATAATCAGCAAAGACCTGCTTTTGCTGATTGGTTTTGTGATTATTTATTTTATCACCTTTCAGGTTCGCATCGTTCCTGTTTTTATCGGCAAGATTGCCACGGCCCTGCAATTGTCGATGGTAGCGGGAATTTTGATTGCTCCGGAAGTTTCTGCCTTTTTACCGCCCTGGATTTGGGTACTGCGCGTCCTATGGTGGTCAGCGGCGGGAACGGCTATTTTGGCGACTCTTATTTACATTCGCAACGGAAGTCGCTATATTGAGCAGCACGAACAAAAAAATGCATCTGGGCAAGCGTGAAAGCGAAATACCAGATACGCTACACAAAATACGAATATGGCGATACAATTCAGTGAAATACCGGAAATTTTGGAAGACCTTCGCAAGGGAAGGATGGTTGTCCTTGTCGATGCCGAAGACCGTGAGAACGAAGGAGACCTCGTTTGCGCCGCCGAGAAGGTAACGCCGGAGATTATTAACTTTATGGCCAAATTCGGTCGCGGCCTCATCTGCCTGCCGTTGACAGCAGAGAAATGTGATTCGCTTGGTCTTTATCCTCAGACGATTGAAAACACAGCCCGCTTCGAAACGGCCTTCACCGTCAGTATCGACGCCGCCGAAGGTATAACTACAGGTATTAGCGCAGCAGATAGAGCGCAGACAATTCAGATAGCAATCGCTGACAACTCGAAAGCCGCCGACCTTGTTCGTCCCGGCCACATCTTTCCGCTCCGCGCGCGTAAGGGCGGCGTATTAGTCCGCGCCGGTCAAACTGAAGGTGCCGTTGACCTTGCTCGGCTGGCGGGATTAACGCCCGCCGGCGTCATCTGCGAAGTCATGAACGAGGACGGCTCAATGGCTCGTGTCCCGCAGCTGCTCGAATTCTGCGAAAAACATAATCTTAAAATCGCTTCCATTGCGAAACTCGTCGAATACCGTCTCCAGAGCGAAAGCCAAATCAAACGAATCGAGACCGTAGCTTTGCCTACTGACTACGGAGAATTTAAACTCGTCGCTTACCAGAGCGTAACTTCTCCGGAACCGCACCTCGCCTTATGCAAAGGCGGCGTCGGCGAGCTCGATGAAACCGGCTCGCCCGTCGAACATACAGACCCCGTCCTCGTAAGAGTCCATTCCGAATGTATGACCGGCGACCTCTTTCATTCGCAACGATGCGAATGCGGCTATCAGTTGATAACCGCGATGGAAATGATTGAAAAGGCCGGTAAGGGTGCCCTGATTTACCTCCGCCAGGAAGGCAGAGGCATCGGCCTGACGAATAAGCTGCGGGCATACAAACTTCAGGAACAGGGACTCGATACCGTTGATGCTAATCTGAAACTGGGCTTCTCTGCCGATAAACGTGACTACGGAATCGGCGCGCAAATCTGCCGCGACTTGGGGCTCAGAAAAATACGAATACTCACCAACAACCCGAAGAAAATAAGCCGCCTCGAAGTTTACGGCATAAAAATTGTCGAGCAGGTCCCCTTAAAGGCCAGGCCCGGCAAGCACAATATCGACTATCTCAGAACAAAAAAATACCGTTTCGGTCATATCCTTGATGAGGACTTGTAACTCTATGAAAGTAGCTGCTGTAGCACAAATGTTTTTGTTGCTTCTATGCGTGACAGGTTGCGGAACTGTGAACACCGAATTGTCCCCGAAAGCTGATAGCGGCTTAAACCACCTATCTGCATACGGCCCGGTGAAAATCGATATTATGCCGCTGACCGAATTCACCGCCGCCGATGACGAAGAACCGTCAAAAATAAAAGTCTATGTGAGTCTGCT
This window contains:
- a CDS encoding CDP-alcohol phosphatidyltransferase family protein, which encodes MKLSWASRITIVRILLIIPFVICMLKINNPALSESAQDAMRYVATFIFLIMATSDAIDGFLARRNKQITKLGAFLDPTADKLLMTSACLLLASQQGHVEGFLLPLTVVVLIISKDLLLLIGFVIIYFITFQVRIVPVFIGKIATALQLSMVAGILIAPEVSAFLPPWIWVLRVLWWSAAGTAILATLIYIRNGSRYIEQHEQKNASGQA
- a CDS encoding bifunctional 3,4-dihydroxy-2-butanone-4-phosphate synthase/GTP cyclohydrolase II; its protein translation is MQFSEIPEILEDLRKGRMVVLVDAEDRENEGDLVCAAEKVTPEIINFMAKFGRGLICLPLTAEKCDSLGLYPQTIENTARFETAFTVSIDAAEGITTGISAADRAQTIQIAIADNSKAADLVRPGHIFPLRARKGGVLVRAGQTEGAVDLARLAGLTPAGVICEVMNEDGSMARVPQLLEFCEKHNLKIASIAKLVEYRLQSESQIKRIETVALPTDYGEFKLVAYQSVTSPEPHLALCKGGVGELDETGSPVEHTDPVLVRVHSECMTGDLFHSQRCECGYQLITAMEMIEKAGKGALIYLRQEGRGIGLTNKLRAYKLQEQGLDTVDANLKLGFSADKRDYGIGAQICRDLGLRKIRILTNNPKKISRLEVYGIKIVEQVPLKARPGKHNIDYLRTKKYRFGHILDEDL